The genomic DNA GGACCACGTTGTCGATCGCGTCGACGTTGTGACCGATGTTGGCGTACGTCAGCATCACTCCCTTTGGCGTTCCGGTGGATCCCGAAGTGAAGATCACGGTCAGGATGTCGTCGGGGCTGACGTGTTGTAGGCCCAGCATCCGTTCGGTGATCGCAGCGGGGAAAACGTAGCCTCCCAAGGCACCGGCAATCTTATCGAACAGGCCGACACGATCTTTGATGTCTTCCAGGTAGACCATCTCGGCGTCCAACTGGAAGTCGAATTTCTCCATGAACCGGCGACTGGTTAAGACGTGTTTGATCCCGGCGGTCGCGATGCACTTGTTCATCACAGCCGAGGAGACGGTGTAGTTCAGATTGACTCCGACGCGGCGATCAAACGCAAGCGCAAAGTTGACAGCAACGGCGGGGACACTTGGCGGCAACAGGATGCCGACATTGGTTTCGTCGTCGGAGAGGACTTCGCGGCGGAGTGTTCGCCGTAACGCGAGGACACGAACTAGCAAGGTCTTGCCGCTCAGTTCGGTGCCCGTCGAATCGACCGACTTAAATCCTCGGCCGCTGCTACGTAACGATCGGAGCAATCGACGCGTCAGGATCGGTTGTCGGGTGCCGCCACAGCGAGCGGCTTCGGCGTTTAATTGCTGCACCTTCTCGCGGACCGTGGCGACAGGCGTCTGCGTGGGAAGCGGTTTGCCTATGTAGAGGGTCAGTGTGCGACGCGACAGTTGTGGCAGTTTCCAGATGAAACGCCCGCCGGAATTGCTGAAGATGCTGCCCCACATGCCATCCAGGTAAACGGGGACGATCGGCGCTTCGGTCCCCTTCAAAATCTTCTCCATCCCCGGACGGAAGGCTTGCAGTTGGCCGTTCCGCGAGATGCCCCCTTCGGGAAACAGACCGATCACCTTGCCTTGATTCAGGCCGTCGCGGCCCGCCTTCAGCGCTCGAGCAATCGATTTGGGACTGGCGGTCATCAGGATCGAATCGAAGACCTGCGACAGCGAGAACATGAACTTGCTGCGGAAGTTGCTGGCGTCGACGATGAAATGGACCGGGCGGGGAATGAACCACAGCATCAACGATCCGTCGAGCCACGAGACGTGGTTTGAACACAGCAGGTATCCGCCTTCGGACGGCAGGTTTTCCAGCCCCACGATCCGCTTGCGATACAGGCATCCAAACAGCCCGCGAAAATAGAGCCTGACAAACCATTCCCATTGCATGAAGATTGCCGCCA from Rosistilla oblonga includes the following:
- a CDS encoding AMP-binding protein, encoding MLLQILLALVLLIVAIHVALVAAIFMQWEWFVRLYFRGLFGCLYRKRIVGLENLPSEGGYLLCSNHVSWLDGSLMLWFIPRPVHFIVDASNFRSKFMFSLSQVFDSILMTASPKSIARALKAGRDGLNQGKVIGLFPEGGISRNGQLQAFRPGMEKILKGTEAPIVPVYLDGMWGSIFSNSGGRFIWKLPQLSRRTLTLYIGKPLPTQTPVATVREKVQQLNAEAARCGGTRQPILTRRLLRSLRSSGRGFKSVDSTGTELSGKTLLVRVLALRRTLRREVLSDDETNVGILLPPSVPAVAVNFALAFDRRVGVNLNYTVSSAVMNKCIATAGIKHVLTSRRFMEKFDFQLDAEMVYLEDIKDRVGLFDKIAGALGGYVFPAAITERMLGLQHVSPDDILTVIFTSGSTGTPKGVMLTYANIGHNVDAIDNVVRLRKDDTVLGVLPFFHSFGYAVTLWGVNTLSAAGAYHFNPLDAKQVGKLAEKYKATVMLGTPTFLRGYLRRIEPEQFKHLDVVVVGAEKMPIALADQFEKRFGVRPVEGYGATELSPLVSVNVPPSRSVEKFQIDCRECSVGRPVSGVAAKVISPDDGEDLPADTDGLLMISGANVMKGYMGREDLTVEAIRDGWYATGDVAKIDKEGFIHITGRVSRFSKIGGEMVPHIQIEEELAKAFCEGDEDDQIRVMVTAVPDQKKGERLIVLHLPSEKTPEELRKHLVAAGLPNIYIPSQDCFLETAEIPLLGTGKLDLKAAKDLAMELTSAVAR